In Mongoliitalea daihaiensis, one DNA window encodes the following:
- a CDS encoding acetolactate synthase large subunit translates to MKASDLFVKSLENEGVEYIFAVPGEENLDLLQSIKNSSIRLILTRHEQGAGFMAATYGRLTGKPGVCMATLGPGATNLVTPAAFAQLGGMPLLLITGQKPIKKSKQARFQIIDVVDMMRPITKFTKSITHAHNIPSLVRESFRIAVTEKPGAVHLELPEDVARETSDEALFTPERIASAVASKSALQKAVEMIEAAKAPLVLIGAGANRKQNCEALANFIDHTGFYFFTTQMGKGVIDERHPHYLGTAALSSDDFLHQGIEQADLIINIGHDIIEKPPFFMKVGGKKVIHINYHPSEIDAVYFPQLNVVGDIFESVSMLSELLQPKERSSSTHFKEVKENVSKHLSKYLADTRFPMLPQRLVHLLRQNLNEQDVVSLDNGIYKLWFARNYPAYQHNTLLLDNALATMGAGLPSAMAVNLLYPERTSVAVVGDGGFMMNSQELETAVRLSLNLIVIILNDEAYGMIKWKQEDLGLDDFGLDYKNPDFVKYAESYGAKGYRATSDNHFQEILNSCLQSKGVQVIDLPVDYSLNHEILNVLIKQKQS, encoded by the coding sequence AAATGAAGGCGTGGAATACATTTTTGCTGTGCCAGGAGAAGAGAATCTGGATTTACTTCAGTCCATAAAAAACTCCTCCATCCGTTTGATTCTGACACGGCATGAGCAAGGAGCAGGATTTATGGCAGCTACCTATGGACGGCTTACGGGCAAGCCTGGGGTTTGTATGGCAACATTAGGTCCTGGCGCAACCAATTTGGTGACTCCGGCAGCCTTTGCCCAATTGGGAGGTATGCCTCTTTTACTAATTACCGGGCAAAAGCCAATCAAAAAAAGCAAACAAGCCCGTTTCCAAATCATCGATGTGGTGGACATGATGCGCCCCATTACTAAATTTACCAAATCCATCACACATGCACACAACATACCCTCCTTAGTACGGGAGTCTTTTAGAATCGCAGTTACCGAAAAACCAGGGGCCGTTCATCTAGAGTTACCAGAAGATGTGGCTAGAGAAACTTCCGATGAAGCCTTGTTTACCCCCGAGCGCATTGCATCCGCAGTTGCGTCCAAGAGTGCTTTGCAAAAGGCTGTTGAAATGATAGAGGCTGCTAAAGCTCCCTTGGTATTAATTGGTGCAGGAGCCAACCGGAAGCAAAATTGTGAGGCCCTGGCCAACTTTATCGACCATACAGGCTTTTACTTTTTTACGACACAGATGGGGAAAGGAGTCATTGATGAGCGTCATCCTCACTACTTAGGTACGGCGGCCCTTTCGAGTGATGACTTTCTCCATCAAGGCATAGAACAAGCCGACTTGATCATCAACATCGGTCATGACATCATCGAAAAACCACCGTTTTTTATGAAGGTTGGCGGTAAAAAAGTCATTCATATCAACTACCATCCTTCCGAGATTGACGCAGTTTATTTTCCTCAATTGAATGTGGTAGGAGATATTTTCGAGTCAGTTTCCATGCTATCGGAGCTTCTCCAGCCAAAGGAACGTTCGAGTAGCACCCATTTTAAAGAAGTCAAAGAAAACGTATCCAAACACCTGAGCAAATATTTAGCAGATACGCGCTTTCCTATGCTTCCTCAGCGATTGGTACATTTGCTCCGTCAAAACTTGAACGAGCAGGATGTAGTCTCCTTGGATAATGGGATCTACAAATTGTGGTTTGCCCGAAACTATCCAGCTTACCAGCATAACACCCTACTTTTAGACAATGCCTTAGCCACCATGGGGGCAGGACTTCCCTCTGCCATGGCCGTCAATCTTCTCTACCCAGAGCGAACATCCGTTGCGGTCGTCGGTGATGGTGGCTTTATGATGAACAGTCAAGAATTGGAAACTGCCGTTCGATTATCGCTCAATCTTATCGTTATCATTTTGAACGATGAGGCTTATGGCATGATCAAGTGGAAACAAGAAGATTTAGGCTTGGATGATTTTGGTTTGGATTACAAAAATCCCGATTTTGTGAAATATGCAGAAAGCTATGGAGCCAAAGGATACCGGGCCACGAGTGACAATCACTTTCAGGAAATTCTAAATTCTTGTCTACAAAGCAAAGGAGTTCAGGTCATTGACCTACCGGTGGATTATTCTTTGAATCATGAAATTTTAAATGTGTTAATCAAACAAAAGCAATCCTAA
- a CDS encoding aldehyde dehydrogenase family protein, with protein MSQLLNVYAPFSNELLKAIPFHTEADVERALEKAYDLFQNRSNWIPAHQRIALLEKVQERMLDSVEELTKLAASEGGKPYQDSKVEVLRAINGVKIASQEIGRLTGTQIPMGLTPSSTNRLAWTMREPIGVVASISAFNHPLNLIVHQTITAFAAGCPVIVKPASTTPLSCLRLLEILQEAGIPGGWIQGLILENDLSEKLVTDPRVNYLSFIGSAKVGWYLKSKIAPGTRIALEHGGTAPVIVAEDANISELIAPLSKGGFYHAGQVCVSVQKIFAHEGIARALAEALAKEAATLQVGDPLDEKTAVGPLIEPKEVTRVDAWVQEAIAEGAELLVGGKQLPHNCYAPTVLWNPSVDSKVTKEEIFGPVICIYPYKDREQAIQQANAVPYHFQAAVFTKNLDIAFDTVQKLNANAVMVNDHTAFRVDWMPFGGRDQSGEGMGGIPYSMHEMTRTKLLVFKSDFIS; from the coding sequence ATGAGCCAACTATTGAATGTATATGCTCCTTTTTCCAATGAATTATTGAAGGCTATTCCTTTCCATACGGAGGCGGATGTAGAGCGGGCATTGGAAAAGGCCTATGATCTTTTTCAGAACAGAAGCAACTGGATTCCAGCGCATCAACGCATAGCATTGCTAGAAAAGGTACAAGAACGCATGCTCGACTCTGTGGAGGAGCTGACCAAGCTGGCTGCATCAGAAGGGGGCAAACCCTATCAGGACTCCAAAGTAGAAGTACTAAGAGCCATCAATGGGGTGAAAATTGCGTCTCAGGAAATCGGTCGATTGACAGGAACTCAAATCCCTATGGGTTTGACCCCATCTTCAACCAATCGATTGGCTTGGACGATGCGTGAACCTATCGGCGTGGTAGCCTCCATTTCTGCTTTCAATCATCCGCTCAACCTGATTGTGCATCAAACGATTACAGCCTTTGCCGCAGGCTGTCCGGTAATTGTCAAACCCGCAAGTACTACTCCCCTCTCCTGTTTGCGATTGTTGGAAATCCTGCAAGAGGCAGGGATTCCTGGGGGTTGGATTCAGGGATTGATATTGGAAAATGACTTATCTGAGAAACTAGTAACCGATCCTCGGGTAAACTATCTATCCTTCATTGGTTCTGCCAAAGTAGGCTGGTATTTGAAATCCAAAATCGCTCCCGGTACACGCATTGCCCTGGAACATGGTGGTACAGCTCCTGTGATTGTGGCAGAGGATGCCAACATTTCTGAGTTGATCGCTCCATTATCCAAGGGAGGTTTTTATCATGCCGGACAGGTTTGTGTCTCGGTACAAAAAATATTTGCACACGAAGGCATAGCTCGGGCGCTGGCAGAAGCCCTAGCTAAAGAAGCTGCTACACTTCAAGTAGGTGATCCTTTGGATGAAAAAACAGCCGTAGGTCCCTTGATTGAGCCCAAAGAAGTCACGCGTGTTGACGCTTGGGTTCAGGAGGCTATTGCAGAAGGAGCTGAATTATTGGTTGGAGGGAAACAATTACCTCATAACTGTTATGCTCCTACGGTACTCTGGAACCCTTCTGTGGACTCTAAAGTGACTAAAGAGGAAATATTTGGCCCAGTGATTTGCATTTATCCTTACAAGGATCGCGAGCAAGCCATTCAACAGGCCAATGCTGTTCCTTATCACTTTCAGGCCGCTGTTTTTACCAAAAATCTGGATATTGCTTTTGATACGGTACAAAAACTCAATGCAAATGCAGTGATGGTCAATGATCACACCGCTTTCCGAGTGGATTGGATGCCTTTTGGTGGCAGAGATCAATCAGGAGAAGGTATGGGAGGAATCCCCTACAGCATGCATGAGATGACCCGAACCAAACTGTTGGTATTTAAAAGCGACTTTATATCCTGA
- a CDS encoding MFS transporter → MNRILTLIVVAQFLATSLWFAGNAVIVELSAARSFPADFIGHLTSSVQLGFICGTLAFAIFMISDRFSPSKVFLFSALFAALLNACVAFFEIGLWAVLSLRFSTGFFLAGIYPVGMKIASDYFDKGLGKSLGLLVGALVLGTAFPHLLRSLLQEFPWQWVLYTSSAFAVLGGLLIGLRVPDGPYRKASSAIDFKILFKLFQVPNFRAAAMGYFGHMWELYTFWAFIPMMLTAYIVKHQTTADISFISFAVIGIGGLSCAAAGLFSNVIHPKKIAQLALACSGICCLLSPFFFFQSSLPILIVFLLIWGIAVTADSPMFSTLVAQSAPAASKGTALTIVNSLGFGITVISLQLTQLLALHITGIYWLLLLGLGPVIGLMTFSSFRK, encoded by the coding sequence ATGAATAGAATCCTGACCTTAATTGTGGTGGCCCAATTCTTGGCCACCTCGTTATGGTTTGCCGGCAATGCGGTCATTGTTGAACTGAGTGCAGCTCGCTCCTTTCCAGCAGATTTTATTGGACATTTGACATCTTCTGTACAGCTGGGATTCATCTGCGGTACTTTGGCCTTTGCCATCTTCATGATCTCTGATAGGTTTTCTCCATCCAAAGTTTTTTTGTTTTCCGCCCTTTTTGCCGCCCTATTGAACGCCTGTGTGGCTTTTTTTGAAATTGGTTTATGGGCAGTATTGAGCTTGCGCTTTTCTACCGGTTTTTTTTTGGCAGGTATCTATCCTGTGGGGATGAAAATTGCCTCTGACTATTTTGATAAAGGATTGGGAAAATCGTTGGGCTTATTAGTCGGAGCCTTGGTTTTGGGTACGGCCTTTCCTCATTTACTCCGCAGTTTATTGCAAGAATTTCCTTGGCAATGGGTGCTGTATACTTCTTCTGCCTTTGCTGTTTTGGGAGGGTTGTTGATTGGCTTGAGAGTTCCAGATGGCCCCTATCGCAAAGCCTCCTCGGCAATTGATTTTAAGATACTATTTAAACTATTCCAAGTACCAAATTTCCGAGCTGCAGCTATGGGTTATTTTGGTCACATGTGGGAATTATATACCTTTTGGGCATTCATTCCTATGATGCTTACAGCTTATATCGTCAAGCATCAGACGACAGCAGACATTTCTTTTATAAGTTTTGCGGTTATCGGTATTGGCGGGCTATCCTGCGCCGCTGCTGGTTTATTTTCCAACGTTATCCATCCCAAAAAAATCGCCCAACTAGCACTCGCCTGTTCAGGAATCTGTTGCTTGCTGTCTCCCTTTTTCTTCTTTCAAAGTTCCTTACCAATCTTGATTGTATTTTTACTGATCTGGGGAATAGCTGTCACAGCAGACTCTCCTATGTTTTCTACCTTGGTAGCACAATCAGCTCCTGCTGCGTCCAAGGGCACTGCTCTAACCATTGTCAACAGTCTAGGTTTTGGTATAACGGTCATCAGTTTACAACTCACACAGCTTTTAGCCTTGCATATCACAGGAATTTACTGGCTGCTTTTATTGGGCTTAGGCCCTGTAATTGGACTTATGACCTTTTCATCATTTAGGAAATAA
- a CDS encoding PAS domain S-box protein yields MSNPASYTTQESLTIIAIGASAGGLEALQDFLSNLPILEKSAIIVAQHLSPTHKSMLVHLLSKETLLTVEEAKSGLKLVPNKVYITPPDKEITISRELKIILQKPSFPIGPKPSVDVLFDSLKNIPLENPVVGIILSGTGSDGAKGIQALKSRHSFVMAQNPETAKYDGMPSSAINTELVDAVVETAEMGPLIRQFVQQPNDIPKKVEIEEIKADQNSISKILKLLGKRTGTDFSNYKSATISRRLEKRMSILKIHEMDDYLALVEKQPHELDEMFNMILIGVTTFFRDTDAFEALEMQLREKLASKKPKDFIRIWVPGCSTGEEAYSLAIILAKILQNKMHLYNIQIFATDIDDRAITIARRGIYSEESIKPIPQELQERYFVRKGKEFELVKAIRAMVLFSKHDVINNPPFLKLDLISCRNLLIYFNNVLQQQVMPIFHYSLNPEGVLFLGKSETIGQFTDLFGTIDAKNKIFKRKRGGNIRQVKFATFKANLQERPRETTIIGKKPVSIAEAIRETIFKTFEYPYVVINESYDIQEVNGDVRLFMSLTSGSIQVNLLKMVNPELQIELRAVLAKAFKEKSSFSSKIKKFNLFGKDHFVRLLVQPLINAEIYEDLYLIIFQKLEIEEFIQNTSLSDEQSLISARIIELEHELTATKEHLQTYIEEIETANEELQSLNEEMQSTNEELQSSNEELETSNEELQSTNEEVHIAYGELKVAHEELETKELLLMESQANARALLSNNQQGLVLLDPSYRVLKFNKKAVELVNLFKKKKINVSDSFFDFLPTGQVESFLESFNACLQGKIIQKEKSIKDVNGIVRSFSFNMTPVFLNENEVKGISIGILETTELLQALSELSASEKLINAVFNASTTGICITDAKGRFVDINNAYCEIYGYSREELIGQNFTMVVPPRLRSFMEKMHDDFIENGKEIPGEFEVINKKGQLIKVATSADLLVQPNGERFKVTSVRDVTQEKNLHLLVDDALQMSQLGAWEAHVETGQLQVTRLFHEILAFPKNKELNFMDFIQFFKSYHEQNKLVAMYEQCVKKGDPFDFDGQISSADHEDKWIRIIGRAERSDERTIRVYGSIQDITTSKLLELQVTSINKNMPGALIRYSMLPSGERKILYLSEGASKLWEIHAEEILQNNDLLWHQLDPTEAQKIEDSFVQSAKDMSKWSETWTFVRRSGEVTWQKGTGYPFQDENGNVIWDIVILDVTEEVIAKRALEETEKRFEFLFDQVESLSVQGYDTDGKVRFWNKASEKIYGYTKEEALGKYLWDLIIPEEAIPQVKNDVYQMIKSGTPTAAEELILQTKTGKLINVYSNHTIIQIPGKEPELFCIDINLTEQKIAEQKLKESEKLLNEAQKIAKIGNWNFDFMDDTLTWSDALYEVFDVDKSTFLETHGSFLSLIDEEYKAVVAETSKRTQETGEPFNIQYAITTPKGEKRIIEEFGYSEKNEKGEIIRLFGTAQDITEKSIYENTLRLANQRYEYVTKATTDIIFDFEISSNKVSFGTNVEKIIGPISKEQAISCDAREFSQRFKDADHMISQIQTTLNDPSIITWSTEQMIQTYEGTYLTFLNKSFILRDSQGKAYRVIGALQDISQQKDAENKKIIISEIRDIFNSKVQIHESLEKVLELICSQIDLDLGELWTTNIDGSLMNIIARYASTDEINEFHEASKSYTSFKKGEGFAGNVWKDNKIQIWTNIQDNKLFKRREFAKKAGLNTVLGIPLTINQEVIGVLIFGSSQQSETNLNYLRLLLQDLESSLSSELLRKKIELELKEIFEASPDILCITGYDGYFKKINPSATRLLGYTEQELLSRPFIEFTHPEDQNKTSTELSTIVDGKETMYFENRYITKSGQIIWLSWTSRANPIEQTIYAVAKNITKQKKLQQTLDSASELAKIGGWEMDVQTSEIQWTSTAKMIFEYPEDIVLEPEMIIARFPEPYQSEIRVLLDQCLTKGIPYEVESKIITDSGKEKWIRTIAKMEYEFEKPSKVVGSVQDVTTIKNFEESLKLLNKDLQIQSKKLAISNADLEQFAYIASHDLQEPLRMVSNFMSLLERKYGGQLDDKAKEYIDYAVNGAKKMRTIITDLLEFSRAGHYPEELEQVDINKVVADVLEMQNKLIEETEPTIEIQQLPTVSTLRLPMIQVFQNLINNSLKYAHAERHLKIRIAAEEKPKEWVFSVQDNGQGIPLEYLDKIFIIFQRANQTNGKSGSGLGLAIVKKILEKFDGRIWVESTMNEGSTFFFTIPK; encoded by the coding sequence ATGAGCAATCCAGCATCTTACACCACCCAAGAATCGTTAACAATCATTGCCATAGGAGCATCCGCAGGTGGGCTTGAGGCTTTGCAGGATTTTTTATCTAACCTCCCTATTTTAGAGAAAAGCGCCATCATTGTCGCACAGCACCTCAGCCCCACACATAAAAGTATGCTTGTGCATTTACTGAGCAAGGAAACATTGCTGACCGTAGAAGAGGCAAAATCCGGCTTAAAATTAGTACCAAACAAGGTGTACATCACTCCTCCCGACAAAGAGATCACGATCTCTAGAGAGTTAAAGATCATATTACAAAAACCAAGTTTCCCAATTGGTCCAAAACCATCTGTGGATGTACTTTTTGATTCTTTGAAAAATATCCCCTTAGAAAACCCTGTGGTAGGGATTATCTTATCTGGAACTGGTTCAGATGGTGCCAAAGGCATCCAAGCCCTCAAAAGCAGGCATAGCTTTGTCATGGCACAAAACCCAGAAACAGCCAAATATGATGGAATGCCTAGTTCTGCCATCAACACAGAATTGGTAGATGCAGTGGTTGAAACAGCTGAAATGGGTCCATTGATCAGGCAATTTGTGCAACAACCCAACGATATTCCCAAAAAGGTAGAAATAGAAGAGATCAAGGCGGACCAAAACTCCATTTCAAAAATATTGAAATTACTCGGAAAACGGACCGGAACAGATTTTTCCAACTACAAATCAGCGACCATTTCAAGAAGATTGGAAAAGCGCATGAGTATTCTCAAGATACATGAGATGGATGATTACTTAGCACTTGTGGAGAAGCAACCCCATGAACTCGATGAAATGTTTAACATGATTTTAATCGGTGTTACCACATTTTTCAGAGATACTGATGCCTTTGAAGCACTCGAGATGCAGTTACGGGAAAAACTAGCATCAAAAAAACCCAAAGACTTTATCAGAATCTGGGTACCGGGTTGCTCTACCGGGGAAGAGGCCTATTCCTTGGCTATTATTCTTGCCAAGATTCTTCAGAATAAAATGCATTTATACAATATTCAGATATTTGCAACAGACATAGATGATCGGGCCATAACCATTGCCCGTAGAGGTATTTATTCGGAAGAATCTATCAAGCCCATCCCCCAAGAATTACAGGAACGCTATTTTGTAAGAAAGGGCAAAGAATTTGAGCTAGTAAAAGCCATCCGGGCCATGGTCTTGTTTTCCAAGCACGATGTAATCAATAATCCTCCTTTTCTCAAATTAGATCTTATTTCCTGCAGAAATTTATTGATTTATTTCAACAACGTACTGCAGCAACAGGTCATGCCGATTTTTCACTATTCCTTAAACCCCGAGGGAGTGCTATTTTTAGGTAAATCAGAAACTATAGGGCAGTTTACGGATCTTTTTGGAACCATCGATGCTAAAAATAAGATTTTCAAGCGCAAACGGGGGGGAAACATTCGCCAGGTGAAATTTGCTACTTTCAAAGCTAACTTGCAAGAGCGCCCCAGAGAAACAACCATCATTGGAAAAAAACCCGTTTCCATTGCTGAAGCTATTCGAGAAACCATATTTAAGACTTTTGAATACCCCTATGTAGTCATTAATGAGTCCTACGATATCCAAGAAGTCAATGGTGATGTACGGCTTTTTATGTCCCTAACCTCTGGTAGCATTCAGGTGAATCTTTTAAAAATGGTGAATCCAGAGCTCCAAATTGAATTAAGGGCTGTGCTAGCCAAAGCATTTAAAGAAAAAAGTTCCTTCAGTAGCAAAATCAAAAAATTCAACCTATTCGGAAAAGATCATTTTGTGCGCTTGCTGGTACAGCCACTGATCAATGCGGAAATTTACGAAGACCTTTACCTTATTATTTTTCAAAAGCTCGAAATTGAGGAGTTTATTCAGAATACATCTCTTTCTGATGAGCAATCGCTGATCAGTGCACGGATCATTGAATTAGAACACGAGCTTACCGCTACCAAAGAGCATTTGCAAACATACATTGAGGAAATAGAAACAGCCAATGAGGAACTGCAATCGCTCAATGAAGAAATGCAAAGCACCAATGAGGAATTGCAATCCAGTAATGAAGAACTTGAAACAAGTAACGAAGAGTTGCAAAGTACAAACGAAGAAGTACACATCGCTTATGGAGAGTTAAAAGTTGCCCATGAAGAACTAGAGACGAAGGAACTTTTGTTGATGGAATCCCAAGCTAACGCCCGTGCACTCCTAAGCAATAATCAGCAAGGATTGGTTTTATTGGATCCTTCCTATCGGGTGCTCAAATTCAATAAAAAAGCGGTCGAATTAGTAAACTTATTTAAAAAGAAAAAAATCAATGTATCCGATAGTTTTTTTGATTTTTTACCTACCGGGCAGGTGGAATCCTTTTTGGAATCTTTCAATGCATGCCTTCAAGGTAAAATCATTCAAAAAGAAAAATCAATTAAAGATGTCAATGGAATAGTTCGGAGCTTCTCTTTCAATATGACTCCGGTTTTTTTAAATGAAAACGAGGTTAAAGGTATTTCCATAGGTATCCTCGAAACTACGGAACTTTTACAAGCACTTTCAGAGCTCAGCGCTTCCGAAAAACTCATCAATGCGGTCTTTAACGCATCGACAACTGGAATCTGCATTACAGATGCTAAGGGTCGATTTGTGGATATCAACAATGCCTATTGTGAAATTTATGGATATAGCCGTGAGGAGCTAATTGGCCAAAATTTCACCATGGTAGTTCCTCCACGCTTGAGATCTTTCATGGAAAAGATGCATGATGACTTCATAGAAAATGGAAAAGAGATACCTGGAGAATTTGAGGTGATCAACAAAAAAGGGCAACTGATTAAAGTGGCAACTTCGGCTGACTTACTTGTGCAACCCAATGGCGAGCGTTTCAAAGTAACCTCGGTAAGAGATGTCACCCAAGAAAAAAACCTCCACCTGTTAGTGGATGACGCTTTACAAATGTCACAACTTGGAGCTTGGGAAGCGCATGTGGAAACTGGGCAGCTGCAGGTCACCCGCTTATTCCATGAAATCCTCGCATTCCCCAAAAACAAGGAATTAAACTTCATGGATTTCATTCAATTTTTTAAATCTTATCATGAGCAAAATAAACTCGTAGCCATGTACGAGCAATGCGTCAAAAAGGGCGACCCTTTTGATTTTGATGGTCAAATCAGCAGTGCTGACCATGAAGATAAATGGATTCGAATCATTGGCAGGGCTGAGCGATCGGATGAGAGGACGATTCGTGTCTATGGCTCTATTCAGGACATTACCACATCTAAATTATTGGAGCTTCAAGTAACAAGCATCAATAAAAATATGCCAGGTGCACTGATACGTTACAGTATGCTTCCTTCAGGGGAAAGAAAAATTCTCTATTTATCTGAAGGAGCTTCTAAATTATGGGAAATCCATGCAGAGGAAATCTTACAAAATAACGATTTATTATGGCATCAACTGGACCCGACTGAAGCACAAAAAATAGAAGACAGTTTCGTACAGTCTGCTAAAGATATGAGCAAATGGTCGGAAACATGGACGTTTGTCCGTAGAAGTGGTGAGGTAACATGGCAAAAAGGAACCGGTTATCCTTTTCAAGATGAGAATGGGAATGTTATATGGGACATTGTAATCCTAGATGTCACAGAGGAAGTAATTGCTAAACGAGCACTGGAAGAAACAGAAAAAAGATTTGAATTTTTATTTGACCAAGTAGAAAGTTTATCTGTTCAAGGATATGACACAGACGGTAAGGTTCGGTTTTGGAACAAGGCATCGGAAAAAATCTACGGATATACCAAGGAAGAAGCCTTGGGCAAATACTTATGGGACTTGATAATTCCAGAGGAAGCAATCCCACAAGTCAAAAATGACGTTTATCAGATGATAAAATCAGGAACCCCGACAGCTGCCGAAGAATTAATCCTGCAAACAAAAACAGGCAAGCTCATCAATGTATACTCTAACCATACGATCATTCAAATACCTGGAAAAGAGCCAGAACTATTTTGCATTGATATTAACTTGACGGAGCAGAAAATTGCTGAGCAAAAGCTCAAAGAAAGTGAAAAGCTTTTGAATGAAGCCCAAAAAATAGCAAAAATCGGTAATTGGAACTTTGATTTTATGGATGATACCCTGACTTGGTCAGATGCTTTGTACGAGGTGTTTGATGTGGATAAAAGCACATTTTTAGAAACGCATGGTTCATTCTTAAGTTTGATTGATGAGGAGTATAAAGCTGTTGTTGCTGAAACCAGTAAGCGAACCCAAGAAACGGGAGAGCCATTTAATATTCAATACGCAATCACTACTCCTAAAGGAGAAAAAAGAATTATTGAAGAATTCGGGTATTCAGAAAAAAATGAAAAGGGTGAAATCATCAGGCTTTTCGGAACAGCCCAAGATATTACCGAAAAATCAATCTATGAAAACACCTTACGATTGGCCAACCAACGATACGAATACGTCACGAAGGCTACCACGGATATCATATTTGATTTTGAAATATCTAGTAATAAGGTAAGCTTTGGTACAAATGTTGAAAAAATTATAGGCCCAATAAGTAAAGAACAAGCCATATCTTGTGATGCTCGAGAATTCTCGCAACGGTTCAAAGATGCAGATCATATGATCAGTCAAATCCAGACAACCCTGAATGACCCTTCTATTATTACTTGGTCCACTGAACAAATGATTCAAACGTATGAGGGCACCTATCTCACCTTCCTCAACAAGTCGTTTATTCTCCGCGATTCCCAAGGAAAAGCCTATCGGGTAATTGGTGCTTTGCAGGATATTAGTCAACAGAAAGATGCTGAAAATAAAAAAATAATCATTTCAGAAATCAGGGATATTTTTAATTCTAAGGTTCAGATCCATGAAAGCCTTGAAAAAGTATTAGAACTAATTTGTAGCCAAATCGACCTTGATCTAGGAGAATTGTGGACTACTAATATCGATGGGAGTTTGATGAATATCATCGCAAGATATGCTAGTACGGATGAGATCAATGAATTCCATGAGGCTTCTAAATCCTATACCTCTTTTAAAAAAGGAGAAGGGTTTGCGGGCAATGTTTGGAAAGATAACAAAATTCAAATATGGACCAATATTCAAGACAACAAGCTTTTTAAGCGGAGGGAATTTGCAAAAAAAGCAGGATTGAATACCGTATTAGGTATTCCGCTGACGATTAACCAAGAGGTTATTGGAGTTTTGATATTTGGTAGCTCTCAACAAAGTGAAACCAACCTCAACTATCTAAGACTGCTTCTCCAAGACTTAGAATCTTCCCTCAGCTCTGAATTGTTACGTAAAAAAATCGAACTAGAACTGAAGGAGATTTTTGAAGCAAGTCCTGATATCCTATGTATAACTGGTTATGATGGATACTTTAAGAAAATAAATCCCTCGGCTACAAGATTGTTAGGCTACACAGAACAAGAATTGCTTTCACGACCATTTATAGAGTTTACGCATCCTGAAGACCAAAACAAAACATCGACTGAACTCAGCACGATCGTTGATGGCAAAGAAACCATGTATTTTGAGAACAGGTACATTACCAAGAGCGGTCAGATAATCTGGCTTTCTTGGACTTCGAGAGCCAATCCAATAGAACAAACAATTTATGCGGTAGCTAAAAATATAACCAAACAAAAAAAATTACAACAAACACTTGATTCTGCATCAGAACTCGCAAAAATAGGTGGTTGGGAAATGGATGTGCAAACAAGTGAAATTCAGTGGACAAGTACTGCAAAAATGATCTTCGAATATCCTGAAGACATTGTACTCGAACCTGAAATGATTATAGCAAGATTTCCTGAACCCTATCAATCCGAGATTAGAGTTTTATTGGACCAATGCCTCACCAAAGGAATCCCCTATGAAGTTGAGTCAAAAATAATTACCGATTCAGGGAAAGAAAAATGGATTCGTACGATTGCAAAGATGGAATATGAATTTGAAAAACCATCAAAGGTTGTTGGGAGTGTGCAAGACGTCACTACCATCAAAAATTTTGAAGAATCTTTGAAGCTTTTGAATAAGGATCTTCAAATACAATCCAAAAAACTTGCTATTTCTAATGCTGATTTGGAACAGTTTGCCTACATAGCGTCCCATGATTTGCAGGAACCGTTACGAATGGTTTCCAACTTTATGTCCTTATTGGAAAGAAAATATGGAGGGCAATTGGATGATAAAGCCAAGGAGTATATTGACT